The region CGGGGTTGGGCTTAATTGGTTTCAATAAGGCTATGAATGGTTTTAAAAAACCGGTAGCAATAATACTGTTGACTTGTGTAGGAGTTTCAGCGGTATTGAGTTACGCAGTACTGTTTGAGCAAATATCTTCCCCTCATTCAGTTGAGCATCTTTTTATCTGGGCAAGTGCTGGAGACTTTACACTTCCGATGGGGTACGTAGTTGACCCTTTAGGCGCTGTAATGCTTGCGTTGGTAACAACCATTGCGCTTTTAGTGATGGTTTACTCCCATGGTTATATGTCTCATGATAAAGGTTATGTCAGGTTTTTTACTTATCTAGCTTTATTTAGTAGCTCTATGCTCGGGCTCATAATTAGCCCCAATTTATTAGAAATATACGTTTTCTGGGAATTAGTGGGCATGTGCTCTTACTTGCTAGTTGGTTTTTGGTATGACAGGGATGGTGCCGCACATGCAGCGCAAAAGGCTTTTGTTGTTAATAGAGTTGGTGATTTTGGACTTTTACTTGGAATTCTTGGATTGTTTTGGGCCACGGGAACCTTTGATTTCAATGGAATTGCAGTAGGACTTTCTAATGCAATTGAAGTAGGAAGTGTACCTTTGTGGGCAGCTTTATTGCTTTGTTTTTTGGTCTTTTTGGGACCTATGGCAAAGTCAGCTCAGTTTCCTTTACATGTCTGGTTGCCAGATGCGATGGAGGGGCCTACTCCTATTTCTGCATTGATTCATGCGGCAACTATGGTCGCCGCTGGTGTGTTTCTTGTGGCAAGGCTTGAACCTCTTTACAGTCAGTTTCCTTTTATAAACCTTTTGATAGCAATTTTTGGAACAATTACATGCTTTTTAGGGGCATCTATAGCTTTGACTCAAATGGATTTGAAAAAAGGCTTGGCTTATAGCACTGTTTCGCAGCTTGGTTACATGATGCTCGCCATGGGCTGTGGCGCTCCTATTGCAGGAATGTTCCACTTAGTTACACATGCATTTTTTAAAGCAATGTTGTTTCTTGGTTCAGGTTCTGTAATTCATGCTATGGAGGAGGTTGTTGGACATGAACCGATTCTTGCTCAAGACATGAGGTTAATGGGAGGTTTGAGAAAAAAGATGCCGATTACATCGATCACTTTTTTGATTGGATGCATAGCAATTAGTGGTATTCCACCATTAGCAGGTTTTTGGAGCAAAGATGAAATTCTGGGGCAAGCATTCAATACTTTCCCAATACTTTGGATTGTTGGTTTTTTAACCGCAGGCATGACTGCTTTTTATATGTTTAGACTCTATTTCTTGACATTTGAAGGCAGCTTTAGAGGTCATAATGAAGAACTTCAAAACATTTTATTAGCTTCAGCAGGTAAGGAGAAAGACGAAGAAGAAATTCATGGTTTAGGAGATATTCATGAATCCTCATGGTCTATGACTACACCATTAATAGTCTTAGCAGTACCTTCTGTTTTAATTGGGTTCTTAGGAACTCCTTGGAATAGCACCTTTGCAAATTTACTTAATTCTGAAGAAGCTAAAGAAATGGCCAGTCATTTTAGCTGGAGTGAATTTCTGCCATTGGCTTTAGCTTCAGTTGCTATCTCAGCATGTGGAATTTCTTTGGCATTTTTCTCTTATTACTCTAAAAAAATCGATATTAATGCTTTATTTGCAGGCAGATTTCCAGCTTTAAATGCTTTCTTTGCCAATAAATGGTATTTAGATGATATAAATGAAAAGCTATTTGTACGAGGTAGTAGGAAACTGGCTCGTGAAGTGCTCGAGGTTGATGCAAAGGTTGTGGATGGGGTTGTTAACTTGACAGGTCTTTTAACTTTAGGAAGTGGTGAAGGTTTGAAGTATTTTGAAACCGGTAGAGCTCAGTTTTATGCGCTTATTGTTTTTGGAGGAGTAATTGCATTGGTTGCTCTTTTTGGAGTTCTTGGAAATTAAGTTGAAAAAATCATTTCTGTTGTGTGTGTCATCCCCTATCGATTGAGTGCGAGAGCTCTAAGTATTTCTACACTCCAAAAAGATTAGGGAAAATCATTCAGTGTTTGATTGCGAGCCAGTGTCATTGTTGATAACTATTCCTGGTCAAGTCCCAGAACCAATTGCTGCCGATTTTCCTTGGCTTAGCCTTTCAATTCTTTTCCCAATTGCAGGATCTCTTTTAGTACCTTTTATCCCTGATGAAGGCGAAGGTAAGCAAGTTCGTTGGTATGCGTTGTTTATTGCGCTAACAACTTTTTTAATAACTGTAGGGGCCTATTTAAAAGGTTTTGAGCCTGCTGAAGAAGGACTGCAGTTATCAGAAAGAGTGCCTTGGCTGCCTGATTTAGGACTTACATGGGCTGTTGGAGCAGATGGACTGTCAATGCCATTAATACTTCTAACGAGTTTTATTACTGCTTTAGCAGTTCTTGCAGCATGGCCTGTAAGTTTTAAACCTAAATTATTTTTCTTCTTGATTTTGGCCATGGATGGTGGCCAGATAGCTGTTTTTGCAGTGCAAGATATGCTTCTTTTCTTTTTAGCATGGGAGCTGGAATTGCTCCCGGTCTATCTATTGCTGGCCATATGGGGAGGAAAGAAAAGGCAATATGCTGCAACAAAATTCATCATTTATACGGCTGGAAGTTCTTTATTTATTCTTCTTGCAGGATTAGCAATGGGATTCTTTGGAGGAGGTGCTCCTAATTTTGAATTTACTCATTTAGCAAATCAACAATTTGGTACAGGATTCCAATTACTTTGTTATGGAGGGCTACTGATTGCGTTTGGTGTAAAACTTCCAATAGTTCCATTACATACCTGGCTACCAGATGCCCATGGCGAGGCCACTGCACCTGTTCATATGCTCTTAGCAGGGATTTTGTTGAAGATGGGAGGTTATGCACTTTTAAGATTCAATGCGCAACTTCTTCCTGCAGCTCATGCACAATTTGCACCATTATTAATTGTTCTAGGAGTCGTTAACATTATTTATGCAGCTCTTACGTCTTTTGCTCAAAGGAATTTAAAAAGGAAAATTGCATATAGTTCAATTAGTCATATGGGATTTGTTCTGATTGGAATAGGAAGTTTTAGTACGTTGGGTACAAGTGGGGCAATGCTGCAAATGATTAGTCATGGCTTAATTGGAGCAAGTTTATTTTTCTTAGTAGGTGCTACTTATGATCGGACTCATACTCTCCAACTTAATGAAATGGGTGGGGTTGGCCAAAAGATGCGCATTATGTTTGCACTTTGGACAGTTTGCTCTTTAGCTTCCTTGGCTTTGCCAGGAATGAGTGGTTTTGTTTCAGAATTAATGGTCTTTGCTGGCTTAGTTACTGATGAGGTTTATACATTGCCTTTTAGGATTGTAATAGCTGGTTTGGCTGCAATAGGAGTTATCTTAACTCCTATTTATTTGCTTTCCATGCTTAGAGAGATATTTTTTGGTCAAGAAAATGTTGATCTTTTAGCTAAAAGAGAGCTTGTTGATGCTGAACCAAGAGAAATTTATATAATAGGAAGTCTTCTTGTTCCCATTATTGGCATTGGTTTATATCCACGTATCATGACTGAAACTTATACAGCTTCTATAGATGGTCTTGTTGCTAGAGATAAACTTTCAATAGAAAGAGTTATTAATACTTCTAGTTCAGAATTTTCTAATCAAAATATATCGATATCTAATGGTCAAGCACCAAATTTGAATATATATAGCTCTTCTAAATAATTGATAAATTAGATATTATGTTATTTATATCTAAAGATGATTATGTAGAAATTGATTAGTCCTATCTAGATTATTTATTTAACAAAGGCTATTTCACAAAATTATTAAAGCCCTTTTTGCTAGAACTGGTTTTTATTTGGATGTATTTAACTCACCTAGTTTTTATTTTATTTAATTCTTTGTGATGTTTTTATGGCATTAACTCATTAGTCCCGGTAACTTTCTTGAAGAAGCTTTTATTCATTGCCTGCAGAAGGGCTTAAAACTACATCTAATAGTGCAGGAGCAAGGCTTGCAATACGTTTATTGCAAGATGCTGCTGAAAATGGAGATATTGATCCTTGGGATATTGATGTAATTCCTGTAATAGATGGATTTTTGGATCAGTT is a window of Prochlorococcus marinus subsp. marinus str. CCMP1375 DNA encoding:
- a CDS encoding NAD(P)H-quinone oxidoreductase subunit 5; amino-acid sequence: MQSAAEIAWLIPLLPLLGALASGLGLIGFNKAMNGFKKPVAIILLTCVGVSAVLSYAVLFEQISSPHSVEHLFIWASAGDFTLPMGYVVDPLGAVMLALVTTIALLVMVYSHGYMSHDKGYVRFFTYLALFSSSMLGLIISPNLLEIYVFWELVGMCSYLLVGFWYDRDGAAHAAQKAFVVNRVGDFGLLLGILGLFWATGTFDFNGIAVGLSNAIEVGSVPLWAALLLCFLVFLGPMAKSAQFPLHVWLPDAMEGPTPISALIHAATMVAAGVFLVARLEPLYSQFPFINLLIAIFGTITCFLGASIALTQMDLKKGLAYSTVSQLGYMMLAMGCGAPIAGMFHLVTHAFFKAMLFLGSGSVIHAMEEVVGHEPILAQDMRLMGGLRKKMPITSITFLIGCIAISGIPPLAGFWSKDEILGQAFNTFPILWIVGFLTAGMTAFYMFRLYFLTFEGSFRGHNEELQNILLASAGKEKDEEEIHGLGDIHESSWSMTTPLIVLAVPSVLIGFLGTPWNSTFANLLNSEEAKEMASHFSWSEFLPLALASVAISACGISLAFFSYYSKKIDINALFAGRFPALNAFFANKWYLDDINEKLFVRGSRKLAREVLEVDAKVVDGVVNLTGLLTLGSGEGLKYFETGRAQFYALIVFGGVIALVALFGVLGN
- a CDS encoding NAD(P)H-quinone oxidoreductase subunit 4 encodes the protein MSLLITIPGQVPEPIAADFPWLSLSILFPIAGSLLVPFIPDEGEGKQVRWYALFIALTTFLITVGAYLKGFEPAEEGLQLSERVPWLPDLGLTWAVGADGLSMPLILLTSFITALAVLAAWPVSFKPKLFFFLILAMDGGQIAVFAVQDMLLFFLAWELELLPVYLLLAIWGGKKRQYAATKFIIYTAGSSLFILLAGLAMGFFGGGAPNFEFTHLANQQFGTGFQLLCYGGLLIAFGVKLPIVPLHTWLPDAHGEATAPVHMLLAGILLKMGGYALLRFNAQLLPAAHAQFAPLLIVLGVVNIIYAALTSFAQRNLKRKIAYSSISHMGFVLIGIGSFSTLGTSGAMLQMISHGLIGASLFFLVGATYDRTHTLQLNEMGGVGQKMRIMFALWTVCSLASLALPGMSGFVSELMVFAGLVTDEVYTLPFRIVIAGLAAIGVILTPIYLLSMLREIFFGQENVDLLAKRELVDAEPREIYIIGSLLVPIIGIGLYPRIMTETYTASIDGLVARDKLSIERVINTSSSEFSNQNISISNGQAPNLNIYSSSK